One segment of Sulfobacillus thermosulfidooxidans DSM 9293 DNA contains the following:
- a CDS encoding chemotaxis protein CheW, whose product MTFHDLRWDSAEEKELFVAELQDLLQTLEDTALSDEPDIAAAFRAAHTIKGSAAMVGLVEWSTKAHQLEDALDHVRGQDITWDQSDLRKQVLDLVDFIRGELSPSSPSSNLSPGEHWRIRLDPACALKGARAFQLLNRIQEVAQIISSKPSLENPAELEQFDDTTVEVVMKIKTGGPVNWPEIFHSVPEVESWEKVVPKESDRSASLTGAPATVSASRQENMIRIHPGVLEGLLDGLGELLLRHAELTHRLPDVSSSAKEALEGIKRIAMNLQDITLRARMLPLSTLFHQYPRAVHDIATQLSKDITLSIEGGETQLDRLVMDRLHEPLLHLIRNAADHGIESAEERLRQHKSPTGHIFLKASSRKGRVQIIVADDGHGIDWDRLRDKAVKRGVMTREQAESALPDQLVAMLFLPGFSTKDQVSDLSGRGVGLDVVKETLTALHGDIRVESEPGQGTRFIMELPMTMAILSALLIQVGPVVLGIPVLNVERIEHWQQDVVKHTLGAEMIDDNGHPLKVTVLADWLKIPGSRPQVIVRVQDGPLKMALVADTVLGQQDVVIKPIDRVMPFMPWMTGAAVLGDGRVALMVDVKRLVERIGYDEKTSLQQKTVVSEGSTPEALSSWLVFELGAQPYAVSVEKVQEVLVRQPVSRIMGQHPFLEGVTMIRGESYPVISGRKMMDSPQDGESGYFIIIHMSQRRFVLSVDAVKEIIPINWRSIQAVPHYQKTEVIMGLAEVGDRVIQLVDFDATLAAVLPVDTSLPPAQEGPSRLDGVRVFVADDSRLARQKLMTALTEQGALVRAFEDGQALMTAIEEIKDASLHPHVVVTDMEMPRMDGYHVLQAMKSGFPAIPVIVHTSLDGKLSKERCQDLGADFVLTKWDVAELVHSVHLAYHGTMDNKGEKTHALIAD is encoded by the coding sequence ATGACTTTTCACGATCTTAGATGGGACTCAGCGGAAGAAAAAGAACTCTTCGTCGCCGAATTGCAAGATCTGCTACAAACCTTAGAAGATACCGCGCTGTCAGATGAGCCTGATATTGCTGCGGCGTTTCGTGCGGCCCATACGATAAAAGGTTCGGCAGCCATGGTCGGGCTTGTGGAATGGTCGACGAAAGCGCATCAACTTGAGGATGCGTTAGATCATGTCAGGGGACAAGACATTACATGGGATCAAAGTGATCTGCGCAAACAGGTGCTAGATTTGGTCGATTTTATCCGGGGCGAATTATCCCCTTCCTCTCCTAGCTCAAATCTCTCCCCCGGTGAGCACTGGCGTATTAGGTTAGATCCCGCTTGTGCGCTGAAAGGCGCCAGGGCTTTTCAATTATTGAACCGGATTCAAGAAGTCGCTCAGATCATCTCGTCCAAGCCATCGCTCGAGAACCCTGCCGAGTTGGAACAATTTGATGACACGACGGTCGAGGTGGTAATGAAAATTAAAACCGGTGGCCCGGTTAATTGGCCGGAGATATTTCACAGTGTTCCGGAAGTGGAGAGCTGGGAAAAGGTTGTTCCCAAAGAATCAGACCGTTCTGCCTCCTTGACTGGCGCACCGGCGACGGTAAGTGCAAGCCGTCAAGAAAACATGATCCGCATTCATCCCGGCGTCCTCGAGGGGCTTTTAGATGGGCTTGGGGAATTATTGCTGCGGCACGCCGAATTGACGCACCGGTTGCCTGATGTCTCGTCATCAGCCAAAGAAGCTTTAGAAGGCATTAAGCGCATTGCCATGAATTTGCAAGATATTACTTTGCGGGCCAGAATGTTACCATTGTCCACGCTTTTTCATCAATATCCCCGGGCCGTTCATGATATCGCCACGCAACTCTCTAAAGATATTACCCTGAGCATCGAAGGAGGCGAAACCCAGTTAGATCGGCTGGTTATGGACCGGTTGCATGAACCCTTGTTACATCTGATTCGTAATGCAGCCGACCATGGTATTGAAAGTGCTGAAGAACGCTTACGCCAACATAAATCCCCTACGGGCCATATTTTCCTTAAAGCGTCGTCACGAAAAGGCCGGGTACAAATTATTGTGGCCGATGATGGGCACGGCATCGATTGGGACCGGTTACGGGACAAAGCGGTGAAACGGGGAGTTATGACCCGTGAACAAGCCGAAAGTGCTTTACCCGATCAACTTGTGGCAATGCTTTTCCTTCCTGGATTTTCTACCAAGGATCAAGTGAGCGATCTTTCAGGGCGGGGAGTAGGCCTGGATGTCGTGAAGGAAACGTTAACTGCACTTCATGGCGATATTCGGGTGGAATCCGAACCGGGTCAAGGAACCCGGTTCATCATGGAATTGCCCATGACCATGGCGATTTTATCGGCCTTATTAATTCAAGTGGGACCCGTTGTTTTAGGCATACCGGTATTAAATGTGGAACGGATTGAGCATTGGCAACAAGATGTCGTCAAACACACGTTGGGAGCGGAGATGATCGATGATAATGGGCACCCGTTGAAGGTGACCGTGCTTGCCGACTGGTTAAAAATCCCGGGAAGCCGCCCGCAGGTGATCGTTCGGGTTCAAGATGGTCCTCTCAAAATGGCGCTTGTGGCCGATACCGTGTTAGGACAGCAAGATGTGGTGATTAAACCCATTGATCGGGTCATGCCGTTTATGCCTTGGATGACGGGGGCAGCCGTGTTAGGGGATGGGCGCGTGGCCTTAATGGTCGATGTGAAACGCCTGGTTGAGCGCATTGGCTATGATGAGAAAACCTCTTTGCAACAGAAGACGGTGGTTTCCGAGGGGAGCACGCCAGAAGCCTTATCATCATGGCTGGTCTTTGAGCTCGGCGCCCAACCTTATGCAGTTTCTGTAGAAAAAGTCCAAGAAGTGTTAGTGCGCCAGCCCGTTTCCCGCATTATGGGCCAACATCCCTTCTTAGAAGGGGTGACCATGATCCGGGGAGAATCCTATCCGGTGATTTCCGGGAGAAAAATGATGGATAGTCCACAGGATGGGGAGAGCGGATATTTCATCATTATTCATATGAGTCAACGCCGTTTTGTCTTGTCGGTAGACGCGGTGAAAGAGATTATTCCCATTAACTGGCGAAGTATTCAAGCGGTACCCCATTATCAAAAGACGGAAGTGATTATGGGATTGGCGGAAGTGGGGGACCGTGTGATCCAACTGGTGGATTTCGATGCCACCTTGGCGGCCGTTCTTCCTGTCGATACCTCTTTGCCTCCGGCTCAAGAGGGTCCATCGCGTCTAGATGGTGTGAGGGTATTTGTCGCCGATGATTCCCGTTTGGCCCGACAAAAATTAATGACAGCGCTCACGGAACAAGGGGCTCTGGTTCGGGCCTTTGAAGACGGACAAGCTTTGATGACAGCGATTGAGGAGATTAAGGATGCTTCTCTTCATCCTCATGTCGTGGTGACTGACATGGAAATGCCGCGAATGGACGGCTATCACGTGTTGCAAGCCATGAAAAGCGGATTTCCTGCCATTCCAGTTATTGTGCACACATCTTTAGATGGAAAATTATCCAAAGAACGGTGTCAAGACTTGGGAGCCGATTTTGTCCTCACCAAATGGGATGTGGCTGAACTCGTCCACTCTGTCCATTTAGCCTATCACGGTACCATGGATAATAAGGGAGAAAAGACGCATGCGCTTATTGCCGATTAA
- a CDS encoding response regulator has product MGMTVLIVDDAAFMRLRLKKLLTQQGYDVEEAANGREAVEKYQAIRPDCVLMDITMPEMSGLDALKAIKDVDSAAKVIMVSALGQQAMVIQAIQNGAKDFIVKPYEPERVLASLSKVLS; this is encoded by the coding sequence ATGGGGATGACGGTACTGATTGTGGATGACGCGGCCTTTATGCGTCTTCGGTTAAAAAAATTATTAACTCAACAAGGTTATGACGTGGAAGAAGCCGCTAATGGCCGAGAAGCGGTCGAAAAATACCAGGCTATTCGTCCGGATTGTGTGCTCATGGATATTACGATGCCCGAGATGAGTGGTCTTGATGCCTTGAAAGCCATCAAAGATGTGGACAGCGCGGCCAAAGTGATCATGGTTTCGGCCTTGGGTCAACAAGCGATGGTCATTCAAGCCATTCAAAATGGTGCCAAGGATTTTATTGTCAAGCCCTATGAGCCAGAACGTGTATTGGCTTCACTCAGTAAAGTCCTGTCCTAA
- a CDS encoding chemotaxis protein CheB, whose amino-acid sequence MPAVMIVDDSAYARFVLKDRFKHRGWDVLTVGSGEEALIQVSNFVPDLITMDVLMPHMNGIETVKALRAKWDGPIIMVSSQTQGGADLTWQALDAGASDFVGKPAPSQPLDQIIDQIIAKYEALKTPYVNRMVKVMPSSRPKPIPTHARLLIVGASTGGPKALARVVKYFQSPWSIPIVIVQHMPASFTASLAARLGQITGIPVRESPLAPQKMPWEPGQIILARGGYHLRLDEHAFWSEPGPRLHGVIPAIDVTGIDGVKAFGQDLCFTILTGMGEDGAEAAYQCHKAGGTVIVQDPATAVVWGMPQATLNKGVGDMVGTLDEIGSWLNEVIHPGFGIS is encoded by the coding sequence ATGCCTGCCGTAATGATCGTGGACGATTCGGCCTATGCCCGGTTTGTGTTAAAGGACCGGTTTAAGCACCGGGGATGGGATGTACTGACTGTCGGGAGTGGCGAAGAGGCTTTGATCCAAGTGTCCAATTTCGTCCCCGATTTGATTACCATGGATGTTCTCATGCCCCATATGAATGGCATTGAGACAGTCAAAGCCTTGCGCGCCAAATGGGATGGACCTATTATTATGGTTTCCAGTCAAACTCAAGGAGGTGCAGATTTAACCTGGCAAGCTTTGGACGCGGGCGCCTCCGACTTTGTGGGTAAACCCGCTCCGAGTCAGCCACTCGATCAAATCATTGACCAAATCATTGCGAAATATGAAGCCCTAAAGACCCCTTATGTCAACCGGATGGTTAAAGTGATGCCTTCTTCGAGGCCGAAGCCAATACCTACTCACGCCAGGCTTTTGATTGTTGGCGCCTCCACGGGAGGTCCTAAAGCATTGGCTAGGGTGGTGAAATATTTTCAGTCACCTTGGTCGATTCCCATCGTGATTGTTCAGCACATGCCCGCGAGTTTTACCGCGTCCTTGGCCGCCCGGCTTGGACAAATTACCGGAATACCGGTACGTGAATCCCCTTTGGCTCCCCAAAAAATGCCATGGGAACCGGGCCAGATCATTTTGGCCCGTGGAGGATATCATCTGCGCTTGGATGAACACGCTTTTTGGAGTGAACCAGGCCCCCGGTTACATGGGGTCATTCCAGCCATCGATGTGACAGGCATTGACGGTGTCAAAGCCTTTGGACAAGATTTGTGTTTTACCATTTTGACCGGCATGGGCGAAGACGGTGCGGAAGCGGCTTATCAATGCCATAAGGCGGGCGGAACGGTCATCGTTCAAGATCCGGCCACAGCAGTCGTCTGGGGCATGCCCCAAGCCACATTAAACAAAGGAGTGGGTGACATGGTTGGCACACTCGATGAGATTGGTAGCTGGCTAAATGAGGTGATTCATCCTGGCTTTGGAATTTCCTGA
- a CDS encoding DUF420 domain-containing protein, giving the protein MGIAGYWGLFNELLMITSAVVVAFGWYFIRHKRIDVHRKFMLTGASLGAAFFVSYVLSTFTIGDTYFGGPKKYNAPYQVFLQFHVILATAAAVMGVITLRWALRARFNKHKKIAPWTATFWFVSALTGLAVFLMLFVIFPPGPTTKSLVQILVGH; this is encoded by the coding sequence ATGGGTATCGCGGGATATTGGGGCCTTTTTAATGAATTATTGATGATTACGAGTGCGGTTGTTGTCGCCTTTGGATGGTATTTTATTCGACACAAGCGCATCGATGTGCACCGTAAGTTTATGTTAACGGGCGCGAGTTTGGGTGCCGCTTTCTTTGTCAGTTATGTGTTGAGCACTTTTACCATTGGCGACACATATTTTGGAGGGCCTAAAAAATATAATGCTCCATATCAAGTTTTTTTGCAGTTTCACGTTATCTTAGCGACGGCCGCGGCAGTCATGGGCGTCATTACCCTGCGTTGGGCTTTAAGAGCTCGGTTTAACAAGCACAAGAAAATAGCGCCATGGACGGCAACGTTTTGGTTTGTCTCGGCCCTGACCGGTCTTGCCGTGTTCTTGATGCTCTTTGTGATCTTTCCTCCGGGCCCAACGACCAAAAGTTTAGTGCAGATTCTTGTAGGACATTAA
- a CDS encoding alpha/beta hydrolase: MNTVKDLHFLSSPSVLQDEEHPLLVLLHGFGSDERDLMAIRPYIDPTWAVVTIRAPFAEGSGFRWYALRSLQSPDLEEMEQALNALKKWFSGLTVRFPHVPPNKVIVGGFSQGGVMALHLGLYQPLREIGGVSVLSGYLPDPPSPDTSWRRLPVFWGHGLSDQVLPYALAHKAHEILSRHNIEITFRSYAMGHEVIEEELHDLMQWLNDVVK, from the coding sequence ATGAATACCGTCAAAGACCTGCATTTTTTATCGTCTCCCTCGGTTCTACAAGACGAAGAGCATCCCCTTTTAGTCTTATTACATGGTTTTGGTTCTGATGAAAGAGACTTAATGGCGATTAGGCCCTACATTGATCCGACATGGGCCGTTGTCACCATTCGTGCACCATTTGCGGAAGGTTCCGGATTTCGCTGGTACGCTTTAAGATCGTTGCAATCCCCGGATCTTGAGGAAATGGAGCAGGCATTAAACGCCTTAAAGAAGTGGTTTTCGGGCCTGACAGTGCGTTTTCCCCATGTTCCTCCCAATAAAGTGATTGTGGGGGGATTTAGCCAAGGTGGGGTCATGGCACTTCATTTAGGCCTTTACCAACCGCTACGAGAAATTGGCGGTGTCAGTGTGTTGAGTGGATATTTGCCAGATCCTCCTTCCCCCGACACTTCGTGGCGCCGGCTTCCCGTATTTTGGGGCCATGGTCTGAGTGATCAAGTCTTGCCTTATGCGCTGGCGCATAAGGCTCACGAGATCTTAAGTCGTCATAATATTGAAATAACATTTCGTTCCTATGCGATGGGACATGAAGTGATTGAAGAGGAATTGCATGATCTGATGCAGTGGCTAAATGATGTCGTCAAATAA
- a CDS encoding HD domain-containing phosphohydrolase, which produces MRLLPINQLQPGDITADTLRSADGRILLRAGVELTESMLRTLTRWNIPALPVEWPGFEDIDTTLVLSAPLIDDMVKWASQSGPLTWDVINQGQHILRKMWDEQLDAHGSAFELIPVYQVGTPFLSYYVNLVGLVMRLGYQLAPEWAEAYALAALLMGFHHKGLQDGQVREEDPHHALSLVKELRQFQVPSPTITTLLQHHARYDGSGVPNLKGEEIYRGAMILGLAENFLTLVFQTNEPALPAHEALEWVVGGAGMDFSLETVKKLQRIIAPYATGQVVSLGNHDVAVVRRVPSDWPSRPIIGLLNGKDAGLIIDLRDPDQQTRVITGIYPERLWP; this is translated from the coding sequence ATGCGCTTATTGCCGATTAATCAATTACAACCTGGAGATATTACTGCCGATACCCTCAGAAGTGCTGATGGACGGATTTTGCTTAGGGCGGGCGTGGAACTCACGGAATCGATGTTGCGCACCTTAACCCGGTGGAATATTCCGGCTTTGCCCGTTGAATGGCCAGGTTTTGAGGATATTGATACCACTTTGGTTCTTTCTGCACCGTTAATCGATGACATGGTCAAATGGGCTTCTCAATCAGGCCCCTTAACCTGGGATGTGATTAATCAAGGACAGCACATTCTTCGCAAGATGTGGGATGAACAGCTGGATGCTCACGGATCGGCTTTTGAATTAATCCCGGTTTATCAAGTAGGGACGCCGTTTTTGAGTTATTACGTCAATCTTGTCGGCCTGGTGATGCGTCTAGGGTACCAATTAGCCCCCGAATGGGCTGAGGCTTATGCTTTGGCGGCTTTGTTAATGGGATTTCATCATAAGGGACTACAAGACGGTCAAGTGAGAGAAGAAGATCCGCATCATGCCCTAAGTCTCGTGAAGGAACTTAGGCAATTTCAGGTGCCATCGCCCACGATTACGACACTCCTCCAACACCATGCACGTTATGACGGCAGTGGTGTCCCTAATCTCAAAGGCGAGGAAATTTATCGCGGAGCGATGATCTTGGGATTGGCCGAAAACTTTTTAACCTTGGTATTTCAAACGAATGAGCCCGCACTGCCCGCTCACGAGGCGTTGGAATGGGTTGTTGGAGGAGCGGGTATGGATTTTTCCTTGGAAACCGTGAAAAAACTGCAGCGTATCATAGCGCCTTATGCCACCGGACAAGTCGTGTCGTTGGGAAATCATGATGTAGCCGTGGTGCGCCGTGTCCCTTCGGATTGGCCGAGTCGCCCGATTATTGGATTGTTAAATGGTAAAGATGCTGGTCTGATTATCGATTTACGGGACCCAGACCAACAGACCCGAGTGATTACCGGAATTTATCCTGAACGGCTCTGGCCTTGA
- a CDS encoding CheR family methyltransferase: MEFPDAHWHEFVRYIDHENLLVLQDYKRDQVERRLKGFLLREGYADLPGLIEAMRHQPGIAARLKNFLTVHVSEFFRDPPYWQRLATALHDRGFTHGRAWSAGCSWGAEPASFWLMERSHAHQWEIWATDTDVMTLEQAKLLRFPKESLTPLLDPYREWWHLDGEDTFSLVQEAHRDIHWAHHDLLTDKGYPQSFELVMSRYVMIYFSQEARRRVLENLVSSLKMGGLLFIGATETLLDAQAYGLVAIGPALFQRVM, translated from the coding sequence TTGGAATTTCCTGATGCCCACTGGCATGAATTTGTCCGGTATATTGATCACGAAAATTTGTTGGTCTTACAGGACTATAAACGCGATCAAGTGGAACGACGGCTCAAAGGCTTTCTCTTACGTGAAGGCTATGCGGATTTACCAGGCCTCATCGAGGCGATGCGTCATCAACCCGGGATTGCAGCCCGCTTAAAAAATTTCTTAACAGTGCATGTGAGCGAATTTTTTCGTGATCCGCCATATTGGCAACGCTTAGCCACCGCTCTTCACGACAGGGGCTTCACCCATGGAAGGGCGTGGTCCGCGGGATGCTCGTGGGGAGCAGAGCCGGCTTCGTTTTGGCTGATGGAACGCAGTCATGCTCACCAGTGGGAGATTTGGGCTACCGATACCGATGTGATGACCCTGGAGCAAGCGAAATTGTTACGATTTCCCAAAGAAAGCTTAACGCCGTTGCTGGATCCCTACCGGGAGTGGTGGCATCTAGATGGAGAGGATACCTTCTCGTTAGTCCAGGAGGCGCACCGTGATATTCACTGGGCACATCATGATTTACTCACCGATAAAGGATATCCACAAAGCTTCGAGCTCGTCATGAGCCGGTATGTCATGATTTATTTTTCTCAAGAGGCGCGTCGCCGTGTCTTAGAAAACTTGGTGAGTTCGCTGAAAATGGGAGGGCTTCTCTTTATTGGGGCCACGGAAACTCTTTTGGATGCCCAAGCATACGGCTTAGTAGCCATTGGCCCGGCGCTTTTTCAGCGAGTCATGTAA
- a CDS encoding chemotaxis protein CheC, with the protein MAHVDEVLTIWGKICGPGLDEAGRALSQMTGLDFTMEDKAVNEVAWGDVLKRFTQQDDTEYYVVHLGATGLLTARIMLIFSPENGQRLVSTMMGEDTGLPLDEVGLSALAEIGNVVGTAFLNVFANIFGTVFEPTVPEVKQGYGIDVFPLFSNQQRVLITEAIFRVTGETLTGEILIVPERLQKGR; encoded by the coding sequence ATGGCGCACGTCGATGAAGTGCTTACAATTTGGGGAAAAATTTGCGGACCGGGACTGGATGAAGCGGGACGTGCCTTAAGTCAAATGACCGGACTGGATTTTACCATGGAAGATAAAGCGGTCAATGAAGTCGCGTGGGGGGATGTGCTAAAGCGTTTTACCCAACAGGATGATACCGAATATTATGTGGTCCATTTAGGGGCTACAGGACTGTTAACCGCTAGGATTATGTTGATTTTTTCGCCAGAAAACGGTCAGCGTCTAGTTTCCACAATGATGGGGGAAGACACAGGGTTGCCACTTGATGAGGTAGGCCTTTCGGCGCTCGCAGAGATTGGGAATGTGGTTGGGACAGCTTTTTTGAACGTGTTTGCCAATATTTTTGGCACAGTGTTTGAGCCCACCGTTCCAGAAGTGAAACAGGGTTACGGAATCGATGTTTTCCCATTGTTTTCGAACCAGCAGCGTGTGCTGATTACTGAAGCTATCTTTCGCGTGACGGGCGAAACATTAACCGGGGAAATTTTGATCGTGCCGGAACGTTTACAGAAAGGAAGGTAA